From Mycolicibacterium nivoides, a single genomic window includes:
- a CDS encoding AAA family ATPase: MLLAEWANQNDEWVRFLVAEVISTGRAISDSTIEMAYQLFRQEKSIDRRELPPVGLLSTEARRDEAVPPLLLKKLGNVRGVNALVAGAVIEPHEGLTILYGENGTGKTGYSRIFKALADSRTADAILGNIEAEAEEDRSATLEYTLGSAAEVLQWTGEQGVSPFTRMSIFDTPAVSTHVDEDLAYVYVPASLAIFNHMVAAIQAVVARLDAAAKLLQPGNSGLLNRFQRGSAIYPLIETLGASTDLSDLRSRAASDDSVEGRIESLTQAVAALSANTISVQINLKKRDRRVLEEALRAAESLLLFDTTVFNNELSKRARLIADYETFRSQLFAAADLPAEPDDTWSRFVDAGEAYRQHLVGLGVHDASRCLYCRQPMGTAAQELISRYASYLEDKISADIRDSDGVLGRLANAVTSIQSNEIVSFIKEFEDRDDKPAFFTSITVLDELRRALLSATSAGHPVDADVRQVATAAKTVVVAALGACVDDIEALELQSQNRVQALSDKQRELLELKDSAELAKSWPLIETAVNNAKEVDRLGALKRPLPALARAVTALAKTASDELINQSFDTLFLEECEALRAPTLKVQFVGREGKAQRRKVLSGRHKPSKVLSEGEQKVLAIADFLAEARLAGITAPIIFDDPVSSLDHRRVNEVAQRIARLAENNQVIVFTHDVLFATTLLALFETTKRCVYYQITDEDGKGKVTHATGPRWDTLSGIRGKINSIIQAAKGQDGEARDALVRAGYGWLRSWCEVFTETELLQGVTQRYQPNVGMTRLPKINTSKLGTIVPVLTEVFEEACRYIDGHSQPLPTLGVSPTVGGLEQHWAQLQDLKKQNDGRT, from the coding sequence GTGCTCTTGGCCGAGTGGGCGAACCAGAACGATGAATGGGTACGATTTCTGGTCGCCGAAGTGATCAGCACCGGTCGAGCTATAAGCGACTCAACGATCGAAATGGCCTACCAACTGTTTCGTCAGGAAAAGTCGATCGACAGGCGGGAATTGCCCCCTGTTGGGCTTCTGAGCACCGAAGCTCGACGCGATGAGGCCGTCCCTCCGCTGCTCTTGAAGAAGCTCGGCAATGTGCGTGGCGTGAATGCGCTCGTTGCTGGTGCGGTGATTGAGCCGCATGAAGGACTGACGATCCTGTACGGAGAGAACGGAACTGGCAAGACTGGTTACTCGCGCATTTTTAAGGCGCTGGCAGACAGTCGGACTGCGGACGCAATTCTCGGAAATATCGAGGCAGAGGCCGAGGAAGATCGATCGGCAACGCTCGAGTACACCCTAGGCTCTGCTGCGGAGGTGCTGCAGTGGACTGGTGAACAGGGAGTATCTCCGTTCACTCGGATGTCAATCTTCGACACGCCAGCAGTAAGCACACACGTTGATGAGGACTTGGCTTACGTCTACGTGCCGGCGTCACTCGCCATCTTCAACCACATGGTTGCTGCTATCCAAGCTGTCGTTGCGCGCCTTGATGCTGCGGCGAAATTGCTTCAACCGGGTAACTCCGGTCTGCTAAACCGATTTCAGCGTGGCTCGGCGATATATCCACTCATCGAAACCCTTGGTGCATCGACCGACCTGTCAGATTTGAGGTCTCGGGCCGCCAGTGACGATAGCGTCGAAGGGCGGATTGAAAGCCTGACGCAAGCCGTTGCAGCTCTGAGCGCCAATACAATCAGCGTGCAGATCAACTTGAAGAAACGGGATCGACGGGTCCTTGAAGAAGCTCTGCGGGCAGCAGAATCGCTGCTGCTCTTCGACACAACGGTTTTCAACAATGAGCTGTCCAAGCGGGCGCGGCTTATTGCCGACTACGAGACATTCCGAAGCCAGTTGTTTGCTGCAGCAGATTTGCCGGCGGAGCCGGACGACACGTGGAGCCGGTTTGTAGACGCAGGGGAGGCATATCGGCAGCACCTCGTGGGGCTCGGCGTCCATGACGCCAGCCGTTGTCTGTATTGCCGCCAGCCGATGGGCACGGCGGCGCAGGAGCTGATTTCCCGGTATGCGAGCTACCTCGAGGACAAGATTTCGGCAGACATCCGTGATTCGGATGGCGTGCTGGGCCGACTGGCAAACGCCGTCACGTCGATCCAATCCAATGAGATTGTCAGCTTCATAAAGGAATTCGAGGATCGTGACGACAAGCCCGCGTTCTTCACCTCAATAACGGTGCTGGACGAGCTCAGACGCGCCCTCTTGTCAGCCACTAGTGCAGGCCATCCGGTTGACGCCGATGTTCGGCAGGTAGCGACTGCTGCGAAGACTGTGGTCGTTGCCGCACTCGGAGCGTGTGTTGATGACATCGAGGCGCTCGAGCTTCAGTCTCAGAACCGCGTGCAGGCCCTATCCGACAAGCAGCGGGAATTGCTTGAGTTGAAGGACAGCGCGGAGCTGGCCAAATCATGGCCCCTGATTGAGACGGCCGTGAACAACGCCAAGGAAGTCGATCGGCTTGGCGCACTAAAACGTCCGCTACCGGCGCTTGCGCGAGCTGTCACAGCATTGGCTAAGACGGCCAGCGACGAGTTGATCAACCAGAGCTTCGACACACTTTTTCTGGAAGAGTGTGAGGCGCTGCGCGCCCCAACACTCAAGGTCCAGTTCGTCGGGCGTGAGGGAAAGGCCCAGCGACGCAAGGTGCTAAGCGGCCGTCATAAGCCGTCAAAGGTCCTGTCGGAGGGCGAACAGAAAGTACTTGCGATTGCGGACTTTCTAGCTGAAGCGCGGCTCGCGGGCATCACTGCGCCGATCATCTTCGATGATCCCGTGTCAAGTCTGGACCACCGGCGAGTAAATGAAGTTGCGCAGCGTATAGCGCGCCTTGCTGAGAACAATCAGGTCATCGTATTCACGCACGACGTACTCTTCGCTACTACGTTGCTAGCGCTGTTCGAGACTACGAAACGTTGCGTGTACTACCAAATCACCGATGAGGATGGTAAAGGGAAGGTTACCCACGCGACGGGCCCGCGTTGGGACACGCTGAGCGGGATCAGAGGGAAGATCAATTCAATTATTCAAGCGGCCAAGGGGCAAGATGGCGAGGCGCGTGACGCGCTTGTTAGGGCTGGTTACGGCTGGCTCCGATCATGGTGCGAGGTGTTTACCGAGACTGAGCTTCTGCAGGGTGTCACGCAGCGATACCAGCCTAATGTCGGGATGACCCGCCTGCCGAAGATCAACACCAGCAAGCTCGGCACGATCGTCCCTGTGCTGACTGAAGTTTTCGAGGAAGCGTGTCGCTATATCGACGGCCACTCGCAACCTTTGCCAACGCTAGGTGTCAGTCCGACCGTCGGAGGGCTGGAGCAACATTGGGCGCAGCTTCAAGATTTGAAGAAACAAAACGACGGACGAACGTGA
- a CDS encoding SDR family NAD(P)-dependent oxidoreductase, giving the protein MQFADKYGPWALVAGASDGVGSAMAEELARRGLNVALLARRQAVLDDVAAGIAARTGVRTRTLAIDLAAPGASDEVISATADLDIGFLVYCAGADPKFAPFLSGPLSDAKSLVQRNCMVPMQLCHHYAQPMVDRGRGGIIIFGSGAGFAGGPNMVAYGASKAFDMVFAEALWTELHDEGVDVLGLILGKTDTPALRRLEHERGRIESTDRTPSGAAAADDVVAAAFANLAEGPTCLVGPETQAAAQLMASVSRNDAVRFIAQAVTAAMGEN; this is encoded by the coding sequence ATGCAGTTCGCGGACAAGTACGGGCCGTGGGCACTCGTGGCCGGGGCCTCCGACGGGGTAGGCTCGGCGATGGCCGAGGAGCTGGCCCGGCGCGGCCTCAACGTGGCACTGCTGGCCCGGCGCCAGGCCGTCCTCGATGACGTCGCGGCAGGCATCGCGGCCCGCACCGGGGTGCGAACCCGCACGCTGGCAATCGATCTGGCCGCACCCGGGGCCTCCGACGAGGTGATCTCGGCGACCGCGGATCTGGACATCGGCTTCCTGGTGTACTGCGCGGGCGCCGATCCCAAGTTCGCACCGTTCTTGTCCGGGCCGCTCTCGGACGCCAAATCACTGGTGCAGCGCAACTGCATGGTGCCGATGCAGCTGTGCCACCACTACGCACAGCCGATGGTGGACCGGGGCCGCGGCGGCATCATCATCTTCGGGTCGGGCGCCGGATTCGCCGGCGGCCCGAACATGGTGGCCTACGGTGCGAGCAAGGCCTTCGACATGGTGTTCGCCGAGGCGTTGTGGACCGAACTGCACGACGAGGGCGTCGATGTGCTCGGGCTGATCCTCGGCAAGACCGACACCCCCGCACTGCGCAGGCTCGAGCACGAACGAGGCCGGATCGAATCCACGGACCGCACCCCATCAGGGGCAGCCGCCGCCGACGACGTGGTGGCGGCCGCGTTCGCCAACCTCGCTGAGGGACCGACGTGTCTGGTCGGCCCCGAGACCCAGGCCGCCGCACAACTGATGGCCTCGGTCAGTCGCAACGACGCCGTGCGGTTCATCGCACAGGCGGTCACCGCGGCGATGGGTGAGAACTAA